In one Elephas maximus indicus isolate mEleMax1 chromosome 9, mEleMax1 primary haplotype, whole genome shotgun sequence genomic region, the following are encoded:
- the ANGPTL2 gene encoding angiopoietin-related protein 2, with protein MRPLCVACWWMGLLATVGAAAGQEDGFEGTEEGTQSEFIYLNRYKRAGESSDKCTYTFIVPQQRVTGAICVNSKEPEVLLENRVHKQELELLNNELLKQKRQIETLQQLVEVDGGIVSEVKLLRKESRNMNSRVTQLYMQLLHEIIRKRDNALELSQLENRILNQTADMLQLANKYKDLEHKYQHLATLAHNQSEIIAQLEEHCQRVPTARPVPQPPPATPPRVYQPPTYNRIINQISTNEIQSDQNLKVLPPPLPTMPVLTSLPSSTDKPSGPWRDCLQALEDGHDTSSIYLVKPENTNRLMQVWCDQRHDPGGWTVIQRRLDGSVNFFRNWETYKQGFGNIDGEYWLGLENIYWLTNQGNYKLLVTMEDWSGRKVFAEYASFRLEPESEYYKLRLGRYNGNAGDSFTWHNGKQFTTLDRDHDVYTGNCAHYQKGGWWYNACAHSNLNGVWYRGGHYRSRYQDGVYWAEFRGGSYSLKKVVMMIRPNPNTFH; from the exons ATGAGGCCGCTGTGTGTGGCGTGCTGGTGGATGGGACTATTGGCCACCGTAGGAGCTGCTGCAGGCCAGGAGGATGGTTTTGAGGGCACTGAGGAAGGCACACAAAGTGAGTTCATTTACCTGAACAGGTACAAGCGGGCTGGTGAATCCTCAGACAAGTGCACCTACACCTTCATTGTGCCCCAGCAGCGGGTCACAGGCGCCATCTGTGTCAACTCCAAGGAGCCTGAGGTGCTCCTGGAGAACCGAGTGCATAAGCAGGAGCTGGAGCTGCTCAACAACGAGCTGCTCAAGCAGAAGCGGCAGATTGAAACGCTGCAGCAGCTCGTGGAAGTGGACGGCGGCATCGTGAGTGAGGTGAAGCTGCTACGCAAAGAGAGCCGCAACATGAACTCGCGGGTCACGCAGCTGTACATGCAGCTCCTGCATGAGATCATCCGAAAGCGGGACAACGCGCTGGAACTCTCCCAGCTGGAGAACAGGATCCTCAACCAGACGGCCGACATGCTGCAGCTGGCCAACAAGTACAAGGACCTGGAGCACAAGTACCAGCACCTGGCCACGCTGGCCCACAACCAGTCAGAGATCATCGCACAGCTCGAGGAGCACTGCCAGCGGGTACCCACAGCCAGACCTGTCCCCCAACCACCACCTGCCACACCACCCCGCGTCTACCAGCCACCCACCTACAACCGTATCATCAATCAGATCTCCACCAATGAGATCCAGAGTGACCAGAATTTGAAAGTGCTTCCACCCCCTCTGCCTACCATGCCTGTTCTCACCAGCCTCCCATCCTCCACAGACAAGCCATCAG GCCCATGGAGAGACTGCTTGCAGGCCCTGGAGGATGGTCACGACACCAGCTCCATCTACCTAGTGAAGCCAGAGAACACCAACCGTCTCATGCAGGTGTGGTGTGACCAGAGACACGACCCCGGAGGCTGGACTGTCATCCAGAGGCGCCTGGATGGCTCTGTCAACTTCTTCAGGAACTGGGAGACATACAAG CAAGGGTTTGGGAACATTGACGGCGAATACTGGCTGGGCCTGGAGAACATTTACTGGCTGACGAACCAAGGCAACTACAAACTGCTGGTGACCATGGAGGACTGGTCTGGCCGAAAGGTCTTTGCAGAATATGCCAGCTTCCGCCTGGAGCCTGAGAGCGAGTATTACAAGCTGCGGCTGGGGCGTTACAATGGCAATGCTGGTGACTCCTTCACTTGGCACAATGGCAAACAGTTCACCACCCTGGACAGAGACCATGATGTCTACACAG GAAATTGTGCCCACTACCAGAAGGGAGGCTGGTGGTATAATGCCTGTGCCCACTCCAACCTCAACGGGGTCTGGTACCGTGGTGGCCATTACCGGAGCCGATACCAGGACGGAGTCTACTGGGCTGAGTTCCGAGGAGGCTCCTACTCACTCAAGAAAGTGGTGATGATGATCCGGCCCAACCCCAACACCTTCCACTAA